In one window of Mesorhizobium sp. B2-1-1 DNA:
- a CDS encoding amino acid ABC transporter ATP-binding protein, which translates to MDANGSAFVKLRDAVKMFGGFQALDHVSLEVAKGEKIVVCGPSGSGKSTLIRCINGLEDLQQGSVEIDGKPLVEKSHGRMVPRRDIGMVFQQFNLFPHLKVIENCTLAPVRVLGKSRKDASERALEMLQKVRIADQADKYPSQLSGGQQQRVAIARALCMQPRIMLFDEPTSALDPEMVKEVLDTMVSLASEGMTMICVTHEMGFASQVADRVVFMDKGRILEEATPKDFFAAPKHQRAREFLSQLLH; encoded by the coding sequence ATGGACGCCAACGGCAGCGCCTTTGTGAAACTGCGCGACGCGGTGAAGATGTTCGGCGGGTTTCAGGCGCTCGATCACGTCAGCCTTGAGGTGGCGAAGGGCGAAAAGATCGTCGTCTGCGGGCCGTCGGGCTCAGGCAAGTCGACCTTGATCCGCTGCATCAACGGCTTGGAAGACCTCCAGCAAGGCTCGGTGGAAATCGACGGAAAACCGCTGGTCGAGAAGTCCCATGGACGTATGGTTCCGCGCCGGGACATCGGCATGGTGTTCCAGCAGTTCAACCTCTTCCCGCATCTCAAGGTAATCGAGAATTGTACGCTGGCGCCGGTCCGCGTGCTCGGAAAATCCCGCAAGGACGCTTCGGAGAGAGCGCTGGAGATGTTGCAAAAGGTTCGGATCGCAGATCAGGCGGACAAGTATCCGTCCCAGCTTTCCGGCGGTCAGCAGCAGCGCGTCGCGATCGCCCGAGCGCTCTGCATGCAACCCAGGATCATGCTCTTCGATGAACCGACCTCGGCTCTCGATCCGGAAATGGTCAAGGAAGTGCTCGACACCATGGTCTCGCTGGCCTCCGAAGGCATGACGATGATCTGTGTGACGCATGAAATGGGCTTCGCCAGCCAGGTGGCCGACCGGGTCGTCTTCATGGACAAGGGCCGGATACTCGAGGAGGCCACGCCGAAGGACTTCTTCGCAGCCCCGAAGCATCAGCGTGCACGCGAATTCCTCTCGCAGCTCCTTCATTGA
- a CDS encoding GntR family transcriptional regulator, whose product MSMIKTTLAEQAYRELRSRIVGGRLAGGQRLLPNELAAELGISPTPVKEACLRLEADGLLVNSSRRGMVVRSFNEEAVEELYAARTLLEKGAVEAAFDAGRLDEALRAKLQDSLENHRRFAKGSSLDDLAKALSHDRAFHSSLVGAAGIPMISEVHSRIVGQTHTVFVSIPGDYSRSVEEHQDILDAIVAGKKSQILAALQRHLERSRQNTLRQVKVLARAIEPNLV is encoded by the coding sequence ATGAGCATGATCAAGACAACATTGGCCGAGCAGGCCTACCGGGAGCTGCGGTCGCGGATCGTCGGCGGCAGGCTGGCAGGCGGGCAACGCCTGTTGCCTAACGAATTGGCGGCGGAACTGGGCATCAGTCCCACGCCTGTCAAGGAAGCCTGCCTGCGGCTGGAGGCGGACGGGCTTCTCGTCAATTCCTCGCGGCGCGGCATGGTGGTCCGCAGCTTCAACGAGGAAGCCGTCGAGGAATTATACGCGGCCAGGACACTGCTCGAGAAAGGGGCCGTGGAAGCAGCCTTCGACGCAGGACGGCTCGATGAGGCGCTGCGGGCGAAGCTCCAGGACAGCCTCGAAAACCACAGGCGCTTCGCCAAAGGGTCGTCGCTCGACGATCTGGCGAAGGCGCTCTCCCATGACCGGGCCTTCCACAGTTCGCTCGTCGGCGCCGCGGGGATACCGATGATCTCCGAGGTCCACTCCCGCATTGTCGGCCAGACGCATACGGTCTTCGTCTCGATTCCAGGCGATTACAGCCGCTCGGTCGAGGAGCACCAGGATATTCTCGATGCCATCGTCGCCGGCAAGAAGAGCCAAATCCTCGCGGCGCTTCAGCGACATCTCGAGAGAAGCCGGCAGAACACCTTGCGCCAGGTAAAAGTCCTTGCGCGAGCGATCGAACCGAACCTTGTTTAA
- a CDS encoding amino acid ABC transporter permease encodes MEYLDFSGTFARGDLFVHAAMLTVGLSAAALVLGMCVGIIGALMRLSSSKVLSSIAAAYVEIIRNTPFLVQIYIVYFGLPSVGIRISEVTAAILSLTLYAGAYITEIVRAGIQTIGKGQREAAHTLGMSPYLTFRYVVLLPAISAIFPALTSQFILIMLASSVVSVISVPELTGVANDVQGLTFRSLEAYLVVAAIYLVLTAAFKGVFKLIDRALFSFRFAGR; translated from the coding sequence GTGGAGTACCTAGATTTTTCCGGGACATTCGCGCGCGGCGACCTGTTCGTGCACGCCGCCATGCTGACCGTCGGCCTGTCGGCCGCCGCGCTGGTACTGGGCATGTGCGTCGGCATCATCGGCGCCCTGATGAGACTTTCGAGTTCGAAAGTCCTCTCCTCAATCGCGGCCGCCTATGTGGAAATCATCCGAAACACGCCGTTTCTGGTGCAGATCTACATCGTCTATTTCGGCCTGCCCTCGGTCGGCATTCGCATTTCCGAAGTGACGGCGGCCATCCTCTCCCTGACGCTCTACGCGGGCGCCTATATCACCGAGATCGTCCGTGCCGGCATCCAGACGATCGGCAAGGGGCAGCGGGAGGCGGCGCACACGCTTGGCATGTCACCGTATCTCACCTTCCGCTATGTCGTTCTGCTGCCGGCGATTTCAGCGATCTTTCCGGCACTGACCAGCCAGTTCATCCTGATCATGCTGGCCTCCAGCGTCGTTTCGGTCATCTCCGTCCCGGAACTGACCGGCGTCGCCAATGATGTGCAGGGCCTGACCTTCCGCAGCCTGGAAGCCTATCTCGTGGTCGCGGCCATCTACCTTGTCCTGACGGCTGCATTCAAAGGCGTCTTCAAACTGATTGACCGTGCCCTCTTCTCCTTCCGCTTTGCAGGGCGATGA
- a CDS encoding amino acid ABC transporter permease yields MTMFQTFNLHHVGFLLQCATWTVVLSGIALAGGAIGGSIIALMRLSRFAWLRWIAQAYIYVIQGTPLLVILFIAYFGVANLGYDLPAIYAAGLGFTLYSSAFLGEIWRGSIQSINKGQWEASFVLALGWRHTMTDVIIPQALRVAIPPTVGFSVQVVKNTALASVVGFIELTRAGQIVSSATFQPLPVYLTVAAIYFGICSILSHASRRLECRLHQAAN; encoded by the coding sequence ATGACGATGTTCCAGACATTCAACCTCCATCATGTCGGGTTTCTGCTGCAATGTGCGACGTGGACGGTCGTCCTCTCGGGAATTGCGCTTGCAGGCGGGGCCATCGGCGGATCGATTATCGCCCTCATGCGCCTCTCCCGTTTCGCCTGGCTGCGCTGGATCGCACAGGCCTATATCTATGTCATCCAGGGAACGCCCCTGCTCGTCATTCTCTTCATCGCCTATTTCGGCGTCGCCAATCTCGGCTATGACCTTCCGGCGATCTACGCGGCCGGCCTTGGATTTACGCTCTACAGCAGCGCGTTCCTCGGCGAGATCTGGCGCGGGTCGATCCAGTCGATCAACAAGGGGCAATGGGAAGCGTCGTTCGTGCTGGCGCTTGGCTGGCGGCACACGATGACCGACGTCATCATCCCGCAGGCGCTTCGCGTCGCCATTCCTCCGACGGTCGGCTTCTCCGTTCAGGTCGTCAAGAACACCGCGCTTGCTTCGGTCGTCGGCTTCATCGAACTGACGAGAGCAGGACAGATCGTCTCCAGCGCCACGTTCCAGCCGCTGCCCGTCTATCTGACGGTCGCGGCCATCTACTTCGGCATCTGCTCCATACTGTCCCATGCCAGCCGCCGCCTGGAGTGCCGCCTGCACCAGGCAGCCAACTGA
- a CDS encoding transporter substrate-binding domain-containing protein, giving the protein MLLKRLAVGLAAMLAMILPAKAESTLDAIVQRGTINVGVGLGTPPYGLMDSSMQPAGYDVSVAKAIARDLGVKVNIVDTTAANRIPNLTSGKLDIVIYSFSITAERAKAIAFTNTYYVDQQVYVGPADQPITKIEDLAGRKIGVTRASTNDIVMTKKAVEGAQIQRYDDDASTSQALFAGQVEGIVTSGALARAVEEHDPNLKKQFVVAQAPMGIGLRRNDPDFLHWLNTELFMLQSTGELQALQKKWMGVEVDLPRF; this is encoded by the coding sequence ATGCTATTGAAGAGACTTGCTGTCGGGCTCGCCGCCATGCTGGCGATGATATTGCCCGCGAAGGCCGAGAGCACGCTGGACGCCATCGTACAGCGCGGCACCATCAATGTCGGCGTGGGCCTTGGAACGCCGCCTTATGGCCTGATGGACAGCAGCATGCAGCCCGCCGGCTATGACGTGTCCGTAGCAAAGGCAATCGCCCGCGATCTCGGCGTCAAGGTCAACATCGTCGACACGACGGCAGCCAACCGCATCCCGAACCTGACTTCGGGCAAGCTCGACATCGTGATCTATTCGTTCTCGATCACCGCCGAGCGCGCCAAGGCCATCGCGTTCACCAACACGTACTATGTCGACCAGCAGGTCTATGTCGGTCCCGCCGACCAGCCGATCACCAAGATCGAGGATCTGGCGGGCAGGAAGATCGGCGTGACGCGGGCCAGCACGAACGACATCGTCATGACCAAAAAGGCCGTCGAAGGCGCACAGATCCAGCGCTATGACGATGACGCGTCGACATCCCAGGCGCTGTTCGCAGGCCAGGTCGAAGGCATCGTGACCAGCGGCGCGCTTGCCCGCGCCGTCGAGGAGCACGATCCTAACCTCAAGAAGCAGTTCGTTGTGGCGCAGGCGCCGATGGGCATAGGCCTGCGCCGCAACGACCCGGACTTCCTGCACTGGCTGAACACGGAGCTCTTCATGCTTCAGTCGACAGGTGAGCTGCAGGCCCTGCAGAAAAAATGGATGGGTGTCGAAGTCGACCTGCCCCGCTTCTGA
- a CDS encoding enolase C-terminal domain-like protein, protein MKITDVKVRCCQRKPGDFAASAFRTGDFAKFEFLTVTMMTDTGLEATAFGFAGRSAAGAGRLIADTLRPFFIGRDPLDREKAWHDFRVADRWWGHLPIYAYGPFDTCLWLLSATAAGQPLYKYLGAFRERVPVYGSSMILSGPQDYVKEALRARAEGLRAYKLHTPGLDLDYDIDVHRQVRAAVGPDFTLMSDPVSMFNLEQSIRFGRELERLDFYWLEEPLYDEDVHSLRELARTLEIPLVGTEVLAKHPYSIAECISTRVVDRVRADVSWTGGVTGVMKTARLAEAFGVNCEIHTAIFHPMEIVNLHCAAAIKNCDFFEVLYPMENFAFGLKQPLPIKDGYAAPPSAPGLGVEIDWDAIDNSTICEA, encoded by the coding sequence ATGAAAATCACGGATGTGAAGGTGCGCTGCTGCCAGCGCAAACCAGGCGATTTTGCCGCCAGCGCGTTTCGAACCGGGGATTTCGCGAAGTTCGAATTTCTCACCGTCACCATGATGACGGACACCGGGCTCGAGGCAACCGCCTTCGGGTTCGCCGGTCGTTCGGCGGCGGGCGCCGGCAGGCTGATTGCCGACACGCTGCGTCCGTTCTTCATCGGCCGTGACCCGCTCGACCGGGAAAAGGCATGGCACGATTTCCGGGTGGCCGACCGCTGGTGGGGCCACTTGCCGATCTATGCCTACGGACCATTCGACACCTGCCTCTGGCTGCTGTCGGCCACCGCCGCCGGGCAGCCTCTCTACAAATATCTCGGAGCCTTCCGCGAACGCGTGCCGGTCTATGGCAGCTCGATGATCCTGTCGGGGCCGCAGGACTATGTGAAAGAGGCGCTGCGCGCCAGGGCCGAAGGGTTGCGGGCCTACAAGCTCCATACACCCGGTCTCGATCTCGACTACGATATCGACGTCCATCGCCAGGTCCGCGCCGCCGTCGGGCCGGATTTCACGCTGATGTCGGATCCGGTCTCGATGTTCAATCTCGAGCAGTCGATCCGCTTCGGCCGCGAGCTGGAAAGGCTCGACTTCTACTGGCTGGAAGAGCCTTTATACGACGAGGACGTTCATTCGCTGCGGGAGCTCGCACGCACGCTCGAAATCCCGCTCGTCGGGACAGAAGTCCTTGCGAAGCACCCTTACAGCATCGCCGAATGCATCTCGACGCGTGTCGTCGATCGCGTCCGGGCAGACGTTTCCTGGACGGGCGGCGTCACGGGCGTCATGAAGACGGCCCGCCTCGCCGAAGCCTTCGGCGTCAATTGCGAGATCCATACCGCCATCTTCCACCCGATGGAGATCGTCAACCTGCATTGCGCCGCGGCGATCAAGAACTGCGACTTCTTCGAAGTGCTCTATCCAATGGAGAACTTCGCCTTCGGCCTCAAGCAGCCGCTGCCGATCAAGGACGGCTACGCCGCGCCGCCGTCAGCCCCCGGCCTCGGGGTCGAGATCGACTGGGATGCCATCGACAACAGCACGATCTGTGAGGCCTGA
- a CDS encoding zinc-binding alcohol dehydrogenase family protein, whose protein sequence is MMKAVCLEEPGKISLVELPEPKPGPGEVAVRMEYVGYCGSDLTSFRGLNPLISYPRVLGHEISGTISALGDGVSALAVGQSVTILPYFNCGRCHACRLGRPNACKDNRTMGVQREGAMASIIVVPAGKIIPVEGMRQRDLALIEPLAVGFHAVRRSELSAGETVVILGCGVIGLGALLGAVRRGSRVIAVDLSADKLAVAKVLGATDTIDASREDVLAHVLELTSGDGPQVVIEAVGADATFRQAIDLVASCGRVVYVGYAKNKIAYDTKFFLLKEMDIRGSRGSEIADFHDVIGYLKQHRDAGDRIVSRVVPIEEAGAAMQAWDKNPGGFTKIVVRIEAKEDA, encoded by the coding sequence ATGATGAAAGCTGTCTGCCTCGAGGAACCCGGCAAGATCTCGCTGGTCGAATTGCCCGAACCAAAACCGGGCCCGGGCGAAGTCGCGGTGCGGATGGAGTATGTGGGGTATTGCGGTTCCGACCTGACGTCGTTTCGCGGCCTCAATCCGCTGATCTCCTACCCGCGCGTCCTGGGCCATGAAATCTCCGGCACCATCTCGGCGCTCGGCGACGGCGTCAGCGCGCTTGCGGTCGGCCAGTCCGTGACTATTCTTCCCTATTTCAATTGCGGCAGGTGCCATGCGTGCCGCCTTGGCAGGCCGAACGCCTGCAAGGACAACCGGACGATGGGCGTCCAGCGCGAGGGCGCGATGGCCTCGATCATCGTCGTTCCCGCGGGCAAGATCATTCCGGTCGAGGGCATGCGCCAGCGGGACCTCGCGCTGATCGAGCCGCTTGCCGTCGGCTTCCATGCCGTCCGCCGCTCCGAGCTTTCGGCTGGAGAAACCGTCGTCATCCTTGGCTGCGGCGTCATTGGGCTCGGCGCCTTGCTCGGCGCTGTCAGGCGGGGCTCACGCGTGATCGCAGTGGACCTTAGCGCCGACAAACTCGCCGTTGCCAAGGTGCTCGGCGCCACTGACACCATCGATGCGTCGCGCGAAGATGTCCTGGCGCATGTCCTGGAACTGACCAGTGGGGACGGTCCGCAGGTCGTCATCGAGGCGGTCGGCGCGGATGCGACCTTTCGGCAGGCGATCGATCTCGTGGCGTCCTGCGGCCGGGTCGTCTATGTCGGCTACGCCAAGAACAAGATCGCTTACGACACCAAGTTCTTCCTGCTCAAGGAGATGGATATCCGCGGGTCGCGCGGCTCCGAGATCGCCGATTTCCACGATGTTATCGGCTATCTGAAGCAACATCGGGACGCCGGCGACCGCATCGTCTCACGCGTCGTGCCAATCGAGGAAGCCGGTGCGGCCATGCAAGCCTGGGACAAGAACCCCGGAGGCTTCACCAAGATCGTCGTCCGGATCGAAGCGAAGGAAGACGCATGA
- a CDS encoding SDR family NAD(P)-dependent oxidoreductase gives MSIKDIFGLEGQHALVTGGGSGLGLAIATCFVEAGAKVTIVGTNAAKLAAACETLGPSATSHVFDVTDTAGATGFASEVAKKSGRVSILVNNAGNTVKKPLGEMSVEAFNSVLNVHVGGAFALSRAFLPQVTEARGSILFTASMSSFLGIPNVIGYSAAKAAYVGMVRALATELAPSGIRVNGVAPGWIDTALLRQATAADPERARKINSRIPMGRFGEGADIGWAMTYLASRASAYVTGHILVVDGGALHGF, from the coding sequence ATGAGCATCAAGGATATCTTCGGGCTGGAGGGGCAGCATGCGCTGGTGACCGGCGGCGGAAGCGGTCTCGGCCTTGCGATCGCCACCTGTTTCGTCGAAGCCGGCGCCAAGGTGACGATCGTCGGCACCAACGCCGCGAAGCTCGCTGCCGCCTGCGAGACGCTGGGGCCTTCCGCCACGAGCCATGTCTTCGACGTGACCGACACTGCCGGTGCCACGGGTTTCGCCAGCGAGGTGGCAAAAAAATCCGGACGCGTCTCGATCCTCGTCAACAATGCCGGCAACACGGTCAAGAAGCCGCTCGGCGAGATGAGCGTCGAGGCTTTCAATTCGGTGCTGAACGTCCATGTCGGCGGCGCCTTCGCCCTCTCGCGCGCCTTCCTGCCGCAGGTGACGGAAGCAAGGGGCAGCATTCTTTTCACCGCCTCGATGAGCTCTTTCCTCGGCATTCCCAACGTGATCGGCTATTCGGCGGCGAAAGCCGCCTATGTCGGCATGGTGAGGGCGCTCGCGACCGAACTTGCGCCCAGCGGGATACGCGTCAACGGTGTGGCACCAGGCTGGATCGACACCGCGCTTCTACGCCAGGCCACCGCAGCCGATCCGGAAAGGGCGCGCAAGATCAACAGCCGCATTCCCATGGGTCGTTTCGGCGAGGGCGCCGATATCGGCTGGGCCATGACCTATCTCGCCTCACGCGCCTCAGCCTATGTGACCGGCCATATACTGGTGGTCGACGGCGGCGCGCTGCACGGCTTCTGA
- a CDS encoding RraA family protein: MTTDTDKAIFEVIRKELFTAVVGDVLDVMGHRRQFLPAGIVPLQPEMKVIGRAMPVLEADVFSGGSPDAHGPLANKPFGLMMEALDSLTENDVYIASGSSFRYALWGGLMSTRAQKLKAAGAVLNGYIRDSWEIEKLGFSVFSRGIYAQDQGPRGKVIDYGCPIEIEGILVTPGDLIFGDREGVLVIPREAEKEAIERAIEKVSTENKVATAIRDGMSACEAFRTFGVM, translated from the coding sequence ATGACGACCGATACTGACAAGGCGATCTTCGAAGTCATCCGCAAGGAACTCTTCACGGCCGTCGTCGGCGACGTGCTCGATGTAATGGGCCACCGCCGGCAGTTCCTGCCGGCCGGGATCGTGCCGTTGCAGCCGGAGATGAAAGTCATCGGCCGCGCGATGCCGGTGCTGGAGGCGGACGTGTTTTCCGGCGGTTCGCCGGATGCGCACGGTCCGCTCGCGAACAAACCGTTCGGCCTCATGATGGAAGCGCTGGACAGCCTGACGGAGAACGATGTCTACATCGCCAGCGGCTCCTCCTTCCGCTACGCGCTGTGGGGCGGGCTGATGTCCACCAGGGCCCAGAAGCTGAAGGCTGCCGGCGCCGTCCTCAACGGCTATATCCGCGACTCCTGGGAAATCGAAAAGCTCGGCTTTTCGGTCTTCTCGCGCGGCATCTATGCCCAAGACCAGGGCCCGCGAGGCAAGGTGATCGACTATGGCTGCCCAATCGAGATCGAAGGCATCCTGGTAACGCCCGGCGACCTGATCTTCGGCGACCGCGAGGGCGTGCTTGTGATCCCGCGCGAGGCGGAAAAGGAAGCGATCGAGCGCGCGATCGAGAAGGTCAGCACAGAGAACAAGGTCGCAACCGCGATCCGCGACGGCATGAGCGCCTGCGAAGCCTTCCGTACCTTCGGCGTCATGTGA
- a CDS encoding UxaA family hydrolase, with translation MDDPRLLLLCDHDNVLVACRRIEAGETIIVGGESRILIKAVELGHKLARLPIAPGMKVIKYGVPIGSATRSIGPGEHVHIHNLKSDYTKTHVIAETGS, from the coding sequence ATGGACGATCCTCGTCTGCTCCTGCTCTGCGATCACGACAATGTGCTGGTCGCCTGCCGGCGCATCGAAGCCGGTGAGACCATCATCGTTGGCGGCGAGTCGCGCATTCTGATCAAGGCCGTGGAGCTCGGCCACAAGCTGGCGCGGCTGCCGATCGCCCCGGGGATGAAGGTCATCAAATACGGCGTCCCGATCGGCTCGGCGACGCGGTCGATCGGACCCGGCGAGCACGTCCATATTCACAATCTGAAGAGCGACTACACCAAAACGCACGTAATAGCGGAGACCGGATCATGA
- a CDS encoding UxaA family hydrolase, producing MTGEQSTILGYLRPDGRKGIRNIVIVAYLVECAHHVGREIVSHFRGRDVHLIGFPGCFPNPYAQRMMERLCTHPNVAAVLLLSLGCESFNKFSLARTVEASGRPVATLTIQENGGTLSTISDGIEWVGQRLQELGAVARVPMDASELIVGTICGGSDGTSGMTGNPAAGLAFDRLVRAGAACIFEETGELIGCEEIMASRAVTPELGVELRASVAKAAQYYATLGYGSFAPGNADGGLSTIEEKSMGAYAKSGSSPISGLIKPGDIPPGGGLYLMDVVPDGDVRFGFPNISDNAEIVELIASGCHLTLFVTGRGSVSGSAVAPVIKICANPETYRRLSGDMDVDAGRILEGAATLSDVGDEIFNLVLAVANGHATKSEQLGHREFILTYKTFEPIGPACLPGAQRKAGHRS from the coding sequence ATGACCGGCGAACAGTCCACCATCCTCGGCTATCTCAGGCCGGACGGTCGCAAGGGCATCCGCAACATTGTGATCGTGGCCTATCTGGTAGAGTGCGCGCATCATGTCGGTCGCGAAATTGTCTCCCATTTCCGCGGCAGGGACGTGCATCTGATCGGCTTTCCAGGCTGCTTTCCCAATCCCTATGCGCAGCGGATGATGGAGCGTCTGTGTACGCATCCCAATGTCGCCGCGGTACTGCTGCTGTCACTGGGATGCGAAAGCTTCAACAAATTCTCGCTCGCCCGCACCGTCGAGGCAAGCGGACGGCCGGTGGCCACGCTGACGATCCAGGAAAACGGCGGTACTTTGTCGACGATTTCCGACGGCATCGAATGGGTCGGGCAACGCCTGCAAGAGCTGGGCGCGGTCGCGAGAGTGCCAATGGATGCGAGTGAACTTATTGTCGGCACGATCTGCGGCGGGTCGGACGGCACCAGCGGCATGACCGGCAACCCCGCCGCCGGCCTTGCCTTCGATCGGCTGGTCCGTGCGGGAGCAGCCTGTATTTTCGAGGAGACCGGCGAGCTGATCGGCTGCGAAGAGATCATGGCGAGCCGTGCCGTGACGCCTGAACTCGGCGTCGAGCTGCGCGCCTCCGTGGCAAAGGCAGCGCAATACTACGCGACGCTAGGCTATGGCAGTTTCGCTCCGGGCAATGCCGATGGCGGCCTATCCACCATCGAGGAGAAATCGATGGGTGCCTATGCCAAATCGGGCTCGTCGCCGATTTCGGGCCTCATCAAGCCGGGCGACATTCCCCCTGGCGGCGGACTCTACCTGATGGATGTCGTGCCGGACGGGGACGTGCGTTTTGGCTTCCCCAACATCTCGGACAATGCCGAGATCGTGGAGCTCATCGCTTCCGGTTGTCACCTCACGCTCTTCGTCACCGGCCGCGGTTCGGTCTCGGGGTCGGCGGTCGCACCGGTCATAAAGATCTGCGCCAATCCCGAAACATACCGTCGCCTGTCGGGCGACATGGACGTCGATGCCGGACGTATCCTCGAAGGGGCCGCCACCTTGTCGGATGTCGGCGACGAAATCTTCAATCTGGTTCTTGCTGTCGCCAATGGCCATGCGACGAAATCCGAACAACTCGGGCACCGCGAATTCATCCTGACCTACAAGACTTTCGAACCGATCGGTCCCGCATGTCTGCCGGGCGCACAGCGAAAGGCTGGTCACCGAAGCTGA
- a CDS encoding sulfate/molybdate ABC transporter ATP-binding protein: MEVRVANVRKEFERFPALHDVSLDIKSGELIALLGPSGSGKTTLLRLIAGLERPTRGKIFFGDEDASHKSIQERNVGFVFQHYALFRHMTVLDNIGFGLKVRQGSTRPPAQEIRRRASELLDLVQLSGLEKRYPAQLSGGQRQRVALARAMAIEPKVLLLDEPFGALDAQVRRELRRWLRDIHDATGHTTVFVTHDQEEALELADRVVVMSQGRIEQVGTADDIYDRPNSPFVYGFIGESSSLPVKVENGEVWLADRPIGLSAPDAASGNARLYFRPHDVELLSGCSGCIAGTVVASRRVAGTRRVELEIGGERQRVEIELPVDHPAAQKSRVAFRPGRWKLFFSDQAGSSFAPAEQNPRQNEKTLPPDIRKRRMADAGPVI; encoded by the coding sequence ATGGAAGTTCGCGTTGCCAATGTGCGCAAGGAGTTCGAGCGGTTTCCCGCGCTCCATGACGTGTCGCTCGACATCAAGTCGGGCGAGCTGATCGCGTTGCTGGGGCCGTCGGGCTCGGGCAAGACGACGCTGCTGCGGCTGATTGCCGGGCTGGAGCGGCCGACGCGCGGCAAGATCTTCTTCGGCGACGAGGACGCCTCGCACAAATCGATCCAGGAGCGCAATGTCGGCTTCGTCTTCCAGCACTACGCGCTGTTCCGGCACATGACGGTCTTGGACAATATCGGCTTCGGCCTCAAGGTCCGGCAGGGCTCGACGCGGCCGCCGGCGCAGGAGATCCGCCGCCGCGCCTCCGAACTGCTCGACCTGGTCCAGCTCTCGGGCCTGGAAAAGCGCTATCCGGCGCAGCTATCCGGTGGCCAGCGCCAGCGCGTCGCGCTGGCGCGCGCCATGGCGATCGAACCCAAAGTGCTTCTGCTCGACGAGCCGTTCGGCGCGCTCGATGCGCAGGTGCGCCGGGAACTGCGCCGCTGGCTGCGCGACATCCATGACGCCACCGGCCACACCACCGTCTTCGTCACCCACGACCAGGAAGAGGCGCTGGAGCTTGCCGACCGCGTCGTGGTGATGAGCCAGGGCCGCATCGAGCAGGTCGGCACCGCCGACGACATCTATGACAGGCCGAACTCGCCTTTCGTCTATGGCTTCATCGGCGAATCGAGCTCGCTTCCCGTCAAGGTCGAGAATGGCGAGGTCTGGCTCGCCGATCGCCCGATCGGGCTGTCGGCGCCGGACGCCGCCAGCGGCAATGCCAGGCTGTACTTCCGCCCGCACGATGTCGAATTGCTGAGCGGCTGCTCTGGCTGCATCGCCGGCACGGTGGTCGCCAGCCGCCGCGTCGCCGGCACCCGCCGGGTGGAACTCGAGATCGGCGGCGAACGCCAGCGCGTCGAGATCGAGCTGCCCGTCGACCATCCCGCGGCGCAGAAGAGCCGGGTAGCGTTCCGCCCGGGCCGCTGGAAGCTGTTTTTTTCGGATCAGGCAGGCAGCTCATTCGCGCCGGCGGAACAGAACCCTCGCCAAAACGAGAAGACGCTTCCCCCAGATATCAGGAAGCGGCGTATGGCTGACGCAGGCCCGGTGATTTGA